The following proteins are encoded in a genomic region of Anomaloglossus baeobatrachus isolate aAnoBae1 chromosome 6, aAnoBae1.hap1, whole genome shotgun sequence:
- the LOC142244406 gene encoding microtubule-associated serine/threonine-protein kinase 3-like, with product MARMYIAETALAVEYLHSYGVVHRDLKPENLLITATGHIKVTDFGVSKLGLMRPTSAIYKALTTDITREFRDKETAGTTSYMAPEVILMKGYGRPVDWWSLGVILYTFLYGYEPFNGASEREILRSVLYDDIPWTFHYHPPPKKAREFITELLRKDPARRLGTGGANEIKTHPFMSGLKFDKLLNKKPLSVPELKSEEDTRYFTTFFMEDIPVDSDEEDTSEDNDYMEVKNFESSSQRFSKLYTTNTVRLNNEALMSPPGSSPENREKHSDMQKECSPSKTDGGNLCVTAKNSESFSETPVQKKKSAVKLRKQQKTEKVEEGESRRGSAFRRMISSCRRGLSRAAYTLRESWIFGLCHQGTLDISKVENHNI from the exons ATGGCCCGAATGTACATTGCAGAGACAGCTCTTGCAGTGGAATACCTGCACAGCTATGGTGTGGTGCACAGAGATCTGAAGCCAGAGAA CCTCCTGATAACAGCAACCGGACATATAAAAGTTACGGATTTTGGAGTTTCCAAACTCGGCCTCATGAGACCAACATCAGCCATCTACAAGGCTTTGACTACAGATATCACCAGAGAGTTCCGTGATAAAGAG ACTGCTGGCACTACTAGTTACATGGCCCCAGAAGTCATCTTAATGAAAGGATATGGAAGGCCTGTTGACTGGTGGTCATTAGGCGTCATCCTATATACATTTCTTTATGGATATGAACCATTTAATGGAGCGTCCGAGAGGGAGATTTTACGTAGTGTCCTGTATG ATGACATACCTTGGACCTTTCACTATCACCCTCCTCCGAAAAAAGCTCGTGAATTCATCACtgagctgctgagaaaagatccagCACGTAGACTTGGGACAG GAGGAGCAAATGAGATAAAAACTCATCCATTTATGAGTGGCTTAAAGTTTGACAAACTTCTAAATAAGAAGCCCCTTTCTGTTCCTGAACTAAAGTCAGAGGAGGACACTCGCTACTTTACCA CTTTCTTTATGGAAGACATACCTGTGGATTCCGATGAGGAGGACACAAGTGAGGATAATGACTATATGGAAGTCAAAAATTTTGAATCATCTTCTCAAAGGTTTTCTAAA CTATATACCACCAATACTGTGAGGTTGAACAATGAAGCTCTTATGTCACCTCCAGGGAGTTCCCCAGAGAACAGAGAAAAACACTCAGACAT GCAGAAAGAATGTTCCCCTTCCAAAACCGATGGTGGAAATCTGTGTGTCACTGCTAAAAACAGCGAGTCATTCTCAG AAACTCCAGTTCAGAAGAAGAAATCTGCTGTAAAACTGAGAAAACAGCAAAAAACAGAGAAAGTAGAAGAGGGAGAAAGTAGACGAG GATCTGCCTTCCGTCGGATGATATCATCTTGCCGACGTGGATTATCCAGGGCTGCTTACACTCTCAGAGAAAGCTGGATTTTTGGACTCTGTCACCAAGGCACCTTAGACATCTCTAAAGTAGAAAACCACAACATCTAG